CTCAACTAAATACATATATGCAGTcaatttctacttcaagaaaaaaaatgtcTATCCAGGTGATACAATCTGATCTTGGTGTGCTGTATTAATAGTAAGTGTGTAGAAGAAACAGAGAAATATACCAGCCTTAGAAATCTGTCAGTTTGGTACTCAATAACTTAATcctaaaattcatgaaaattcAACCCAGGAAGACTACTAAAAGTAAAGGCAAGCTTTCACCAATTTAATATAAGTTAacacttcaatttcaaatttgCACAAAAAACTGTTATGAATGTCAGGGCCAAAAATTCCATACCTCCTGATCTAGCATTCTCCAATAATTCGACACTTTCAGCACAGTCTTGGAACATATTGGACAGCGGTACCTGGGTGATGAATTCTACATTATATTCAACATATTGTTGACTTGTCAAAactaaataaaacaaataagcaactaaaatttattaaaggtTTACTGATTTTGTTCAGCCATCAGATTGAGACAATCTGCGTGCATAGTATGTCCACACTGCATAACCGTTGCACCTTTAATAGAGTCAAAAAGGTACTGTTGGCACAAAAAAAGTTGTTAGAATATCTCAGCTCAATGCTCCAACAAATAAGATGAAGAAATTACAAACCTCATAACAGATTGGGCAGTGGTGCTTCATGGAGTTCTCAACGCATGAATGATTATTCCGCAATTCCACTTGATAACAAGAACCTATTGCAGTGacataattagagaaaggaaAGCGAAATCTGCAGGTAAACAGGATAATCTGTATACTTCCAAGACCATATTGAGGCTTGAGCAATATATTCAACTCAACCATTAATGCACTGCTAAAGGACTGGCTACAGATAATAACATAGTAAAAGATTAAAGTAAGaaacttaataataatataatataactgTATCTCCATTATTCTGGGTAGGCATTTCCCAGAAATAAGGCCACTAGGGGGATAGCAACTTGAAAAGAGTGTCAACATGTTAAACTCATATTGATTGTATTCAAGATGGACACAACATCCTTCTTTATGATGTTATGATAATTGTTTGTTTTTTACATATTAACAACTTGGTAATAGCTACTAATTAATGCTACTACTTACCAGCTGTCAATCTCCTCTCTCCCATGCTTGAATTAGTTTATATATTACATACCAGTAATAAAATCTATGGAAAATTCCAGGACTGGAATCAAGCCTTTGTCACCACTTTTTTGGttttaaataaactgaaacctCAGGATGACAAagaataataacaaataaaataactttattcACTTATTTTCGTTTTTCATGGGGATAATTAAGTGTTGAAAGGAGGGAAAAGAATACATTTTTATACCCATTGCCACACAATTCATGTGGCACAAATCCATAAAATATAGGTCATATCATAATCTAGAAGCGATAAGCCTTCATACTGCATACCATATCAATAGCAATTAGACCACCTAGACATAATAATCATGCTCCTCAAAAAACCAGCCTCACGCATAAGAGAGGAAAAAGGAAGTTAAGTCTTAGCATGATATGTGCTGTACATACACTTTCACATTTCATCGCAGTTCATAACCTGAAACCTCAAATTAGCTAGCTGATAGGAATTCTCAGCCCCCTACTTAGTTGCAGCTAAAACACAGGATTGATCCATGAAACATATGATCCCAACTGAACCAAGTAAGCCATCAGACTTCCAAGCAGTCAATTTCTAGATATCTGCTTCAATTATATCAGGTGAACATTCACTATATTTCCTTCGCCTGATTTATATTATTAGAATCCTTCAGCTAATACCTATAACTAAGTTATTAAAATAATCCCTTTCCACATCTGAaacctaaaaattttattagtaaagAAATTTTGTAAACAAACACACTACACTTTCAGAATACATTAATACAAACTACAAGGTCATAGCAAGCTGCTAAAAAGCTCAACAACGTGCTGCAAATTTAATTGCATACAGTAGAGAACAGATATCGCTCCCATAAACAAGTCAAAAGAGATAAATCAATGAATACAAAAGCCAATGAGATGGATGACATACCACATTTCTCACAATGGAAAAAGTTGTTTCTACCCCCAACTCTGAACACCACAATTCAggtcaaaataaaaattcaagagATGGAAAAAATGTACCCTACGAAACCAAGGTAGCTACAAAATGAATCAATCTGTTACTAACCTACAAATCCCACATCCTTCGCAATGAAACTGACCTTTAGTTGTCTACAATTAATGATAGAATCAAGtattattaaatcaaatcatttTCAACATTCAAAAACTTTAACTCTACTCCATCAAACggttaatgaaaaaaatttcttacatcatcatcataaaatTTGCATATTTCACAATAGTATTCACCCATCTTGACTCCACAGTTGGAGCAAACCTGAGCAACCTAAACATACAGGACACacaaga
The Manihot esculenta cultivar AM560-2 chromosome 1, M.esculenta_v8, whole genome shotgun sequence genome window above contains:
- the LOC110612218 gene encoding E3 ubiquitin-protein ligase MIEL1 isoform X2, coding for MAEEETSSPRTREDAGKLQYGCDHYRRRCKIRAPCCQKIFSCRHCHNEATSAMSNPDDRHEVVRHDIKQVICSLCNTEQEVAQVCSNCGVKMGEYYCEICKFYDDDTTKGQFHCEGCGICRVGGRNNFFHCEKCGSCYQVELRNNHSCVENSMKHHCPICYEYLFDSIKGATVMQCGHTMHADCLNLMAEQNQYRCPICSKTVLKVSNYWRMLDQEVSILCNDCNETSKTAFHIVGLKCSHCRSYNTRRISTPDDH
- the LOC110612218 gene encoding E3 ubiquitin-protein ligase MIEL1 isoform X3, with protein sequence MAEEETSSPRTREDAGKLQYGCDHYRRRCKIRAPCCQKIFSCRHCHNEATSAMSNPDDRHEVVRHDIKQVICSLCNTEQEVAQVCSNCGVKMGEYYCEICKFYDDDTTKGQFHCEGCGICRVGGRNNFFHCEKCGSCYQVELRNNHSCVENSMKHHCPICYEYLFDSIKGATVMQCGHTMHADCLNLMAEQNQYRCPICSKTVLKVSNYWRMLDQEVSF
- the LOC110612218 gene encoding E3 ubiquitin-protein ligase MIEL1 isoform X1; this translates as MAEEETSSPRTREDAGKLQYGCDHYRRRCKIRAPCCQKIFSCRHCHNEATSAMSNPDDRHEVVRHDIKQVICSLCNTEQEVAQVCSNCGVKMGEYYCEICKFYDDDTTKGQFHCEGCGICRVGGRNNFFHCEKCGSCYQVELRNNHSCVENSMKHHCPICYEYLFDSIKGATVMQCGHTMHADCLNLMAEQNQYRCPICSKTVLKVSNYWRMLDQEIEAIQMPEEYHYEVSILCNDCNETSKTAFHIVGLKCSHCRSYNTRRISTPDDH